The Streptomyces sp. NBC_01689 genome includes a window with the following:
- a CDS encoding FAD-binding protein, protein MTKPLTNWAGNITYTAEELHRPQSPDALAALVAKSARVRVLGSGHSFNEIADPGPDGVLLSLAALPPVVDVDTAARTVRVAGGVRYAELARRVHEHGLALHNMASLPHISVAGSVATGTHGSGIGNGSLASAVREVELVTADGSVLAIGRGDAGFDGAVTSLGALGVVTALTLDLEPDFGVSQHVFTELPEDGLDFEAVAAAAYSVSLFTDWRRPGFRQAWLKRRTDQPAADFPWGTPATEAVHPVPGMPAGNCTRQFGVPGPWHERLPHFRAEFTPSSGSELQSEYLLPRADAAEALRALDGVRGAVAPLLQICEVRTVAADRQWLSPAYGRDTVALHFTWVDDTAAVLPVVREVEAALEPFAPRPHWGKVFTVPSDVLRGRYPRLDDFRALVRATDPAGKFANAFVSDFLHPVS, encoded by the coding sequence ATGACCAAGCCCCTGACCAACTGGGCCGGCAACATCACGTACACCGCCGAGGAACTGCACCGGCCGCAGTCGCCCGACGCGCTAGCGGCCCTGGTCGCGAAGAGCGCCCGGGTACGGGTCCTGGGCAGCGGACACTCCTTCAACGAGATCGCCGACCCGGGCCCGGACGGCGTCCTGCTCTCGCTGGCCGCGCTGCCCCCGGTCGTCGACGTCGACACGGCGGCCCGTACGGTCCGGGTCGCCGGCGGCGTCCGGTACGCCGAGCTGGCGCGCCGGGTCCACGAGCACGGGCTCGCCCTGCACAACATGGCCTCGCTGCCGCACATCTCGGTGGCGGGATCCGTGGCGACCGGCACGCACGGCTCCGGCATCGGCAACGGCTCGCTCGCCTCGGCGGTCCGCGAGGTGGAACTGGTCACGGCCGACGGCTCGGTCCTGGCCATCGGCCGCGGGGACGCGGGCTTCGACGGGGCGGTGACCTCCCTCGGCGCGCTCGGCGTCGTCACCGCGCTCACCCTCGACCTGGAACCGGACTTCGGGGTGAGCCAGCACGTGTTCACCGAACTCCCCGAGGACGGGCTGGACTTCGAGGCGGTGGCGGCGGCCGCGTACAGCGTGAGCCTGTTCACCGACTGGAGGCGGCCGGGCTTCCGGCAGGCGTGGCTGAAGCGGCGCACCGACCAGCCGGCGGCGGACTTCCCGTGGGGGACGCCCGCCACCGAGGCCGTGCACCCGGTCCCGGGCATGCCCGCCGGGAACTGCACCCGGCAGTTCGGCGTCCCGGGCCCCTGGCACGAGCGACTGCCGCACTTCCGGGCGGAGTTCACCCCCAGCAGCGGGTCCGAGCTGCAGTCGGAGTACCTGCTGCCGCGCGCCGACGCGGCCGAGGCGCTGCGCGCGCTCGACGGCGTGCGCGGTGCCGTCGCCCCGCTGCTGCAGATCTGCGAGGTGCGGACGGTGGCCGCGGACCGGCAGTGGCTGAGCCCCGCCTACGGACGGGACACCGTGGCCCTGCACTTCACCTGGGTCGACGACACGGCGGCCGTGCTGCCGGTGGTCCGCGAGGTCGAGGCGGCGCTGGAGCCGTTCGCTCCGCGGCCGCACTGGGGCAAGGTGTTCACCGTGCCGTCGGACGTGCTGCGCGGGCGCTATCCGCGGCTGGACGACTTCCGGGCGCTGGTCCGCGCGACGGACCCGGCGGGCAAGTTCGCCAACGCCTTCGTGTCGGACTTCCTCCACCCCGTTTCCTGA
- a CDS encoding hydroxyacid dehydrogenase → MTAENVPRIFPPHVLARLRDLVDIDPALVAEDFTRPAVREALAATEILISGWGCPPLDAAALDAAPKLRAVLHAAGSVKGFVTPAVWERGLVVSSAAGANALPVAEYTLAMILLAGKDVLTHRDRLRTERVFPHQGVVPGIGNFGRRVGVIGASRTGRRLIELLRPLDLRVSLADPYVDEAGAAALGVPLLPLDALLGGSDVVSVHAPQTAETRHLIGRRELALMPDGSVLVNTARGSLVDHDALIEELRNGRLAAVLDVTDPEPLPPDSPLYDLPNAFVTPHLAGSQGNELARLGLVVADEAELLVSGREPEFRVDARELGRMA, encoded by the coding sequence ATGACAGCGGAGAACGTGCCGCGGATCTTCCCGCCGCACGTACTGGCCCGGCTGCGGGACCTCGTCGACATCGATCCGGCGCTGGTCGCCGAGGACTTCACCCGGCCCGCCGTCCGCGAGGCGCTGGCCGCGACCGAGATCCTGATCAGCGGCTGGGGGTGCCCGCCGCTGGACGCGGCCGCGCTGGACGCGGCGCCGAAGCTGCGCGCGGTGCTGCACGCCGCGGGCTCGGTGAAGGGTTTCGTCACGCCCGCCGTCTGGGAGCGGGGGCTCGTCGTGTCGTCGGCGGCCGGGGCCAACGCGCTGCCCGTCGCCGAGTACACGCTCGCCATGATCCTGCTCGCGGGCAAGGACGTCCTCACCCATCGGGACCGCCTGCGCACCGAGCGGGTCTTCCCGCACCAGGGGGTCGTCCCCGGCATCGGCAACTTCGGCCGCCGCGTCGGCGTCATCGGGGCCTCGCGCACCGGGCGCCGCCTCATCGAACTGCTGCGGCCCCTCGATCTGCGGGTGAGCCTGGCCGACCCGTACGTCGACGAGGCCGGGGCCGCCGCCCTCGGGGTCCCGCTGCTGCCGCTCGACGCCCTGCTCGGAGGCAGCGACGTCGTCAGTGTCCACGCACCGCAGACCGCCGAGACGCGGCATCTGATCGGACGCCGCGAACTCGCCCTCATGCCCGACGGATCGGTGCTCGTCAACACCGCGCGCGGCTCGCTCGTCGACCACGACGCGCTGATCGAGGAGCTGCGGAACGGCCGGCTCGCGGCGGTCCTCGACGTGACCGATCCGGAGCCGCTCCCGCCGGACTCCCCGCTCTACGACCTTCCGAACGCCTTCGTCACCCCGCACCTCGCGGGCTCCCAGGGCAACGAGCTGGCCCGGCTCGGCCTGGTGGTCGCCGACGAGGCGGAGCTGCTGGTCTCCGGCCGGGAACCGGAGTTCCGCGTGGACGCGCGGGAGCTCGGCCGGATGGCGTGA